One genomic window of Sphingobacterium oryzagri includes the following:
- a CDS encoding YpdA family putative bacillithiol disulfide reductase, protein MKTSLWQMDNFFDVLIIGAGPIGIACGIEAQKAGLSHIIIEKGCLVNSLYHYPVNMTFFSSSEKLEIGDTPFVTTLPKPKRAEALEYYRRVNAKFLLNTHLFEEVTHVKKTGDYFEVSSSKNNYRAKAVIVATGFYDIPMLLDVPGEDLPKVSHYYHDPHYYANQHVLVVGASNSSVDAALETYRKGAKVTLVVRGKEISPRVKYWVKPDIENRIAFREIDVYYDSAITAIGTDDVTLKTPTGPVKLKNDFVLALTGYRPNFDFLRKIGIDIPEEAPMIPVHDPETMETNIANLYLAGVVCGGLNTHLWFIENSRVHAEMIIKHFQASNA, encoded by the coding sequence ATGAAAACATCACTTTGGCAAATGGATAATTTTTTTGACGTATTAATCATTGGCGCAGGTCCTATAGGAATTGCTTGCGGTATTGAAGCACAAAAGGCCGGACTTTCACACATTATCATCGAAAAAGGCTGTTTGGTAAACTCGCTTTACCATTATCCGGTCAACATGACATTCTTTTCTTCTTCAGAAAAACTGGAAATTGGCGATACGCCTTTTGTCACCACTTTGCCCAAGCCCAAACGGGCAGAAGCATTAGAATATTACCGACGTGTAAATGCCAAATTTTTGCTGAATACGCATCTATTCGAAGAAGTAACACATGTAAAAAAAACAGGCGATTATTTTGAAGTTAGCAGTTCGAAAAATAACTATCGGGCGAAAGCCGTTATCGTGGCGACCGGTTTTTATGATATCCCGATGCTGCTAGATGTGCCGGGCGAGGATCTGCCAAAAGTATCGCACTATTACCATGATCCACATTACTACGCCAATCAACACGTTTTAGTCGTCGGCGCGAGCAATTCTTCCGTAGATGCGGCGCTAGAAACGTATCGCAAAGGCGCCAAGGTCACGCTGGTGGTGCGCGGCAAGGAAATCAGTCCGCGGGTTAAGTATTGGGTCAAACCTGACATCGAAAACCGGATTGCTTTTCGGGAAATTGATGTGTATTACGACAGCGCGATAACAGCCATCGGAACAGATGATGTGACGCTTAAAACGCCCACCGGGCCGGTGAAACTAAAGAATGATTTTGTGCTTGCATTAACGGGCTATCGACCAAATTTTGATTTTCTGCGCAAGATAGGTATCGACATTCCGGAAGAAGCGCCGATGATTCCTGTTCACGATCCTGAAACGATGGAAACAAACATCGCAAACCTTTACCTGGCCGGCGTCGTTTGTGGTGGTTTGAATACGCACCTCTGGTTTATTGAAAACTCGCGCGTCCACGCGGAAATGATTATCAAGCATTTTCAAGCTAGCAACGCCTAG
- a CDS encoding TetR/AcrR family transcriptional regulator: MSKNVDIKRAKILEVAKRRFAHFGMAKTTMAEIAKDLSFSKALLYYYFPDKHSLYTAVLEYVINEMINKVDAYVLKASSVEKAILFAIESRMELMRENYNLFEYSTSLFVQNPGEMGKSLGPFFERVRDQFSRILAVGVKNDEIVVDNIEETAELLLFSLMGMRTGILSKDLNDCLFPTPDEFELILSKQKKMISIFLRGLRA, translated from the coding sequence ATGTCCAAAAACGTAGATATAAAAAGAGCTAAAATATTAGAGGTTGCGAAAAGACGCTTCGCACATTTCGGTATGGCGAAGACGACCATGGCGGAAATCGCGAAGGATCTTTCCTTTTCTAAAGCGCTTTTGTACTATTACTTTCCCGATAAGCATAGTTTATATACGGCCGTGTTGGAATATGTTATCAATGAAATGATTAATAAGGTTGATGCTTACGTACTGAAAGCATCGAGTGTGGAGAAGGCTATTCTGTTTGCTATAGAAAGTCGCATGGAACTGATGCGCGAGAATTATAATCTTTTCGAATATTCTACTTCGTTGTTTGTACAAAATCCGGGTGAGATGGGCAAAAGTCTCGGTCCGTTTTTTGAACGCGTGCGCGATCAATTTAGCCGTATTTTGGCGGTAGGTGTCAAAAATGATGAAATCGTTGTGGATAATATCGAGGAGACTGCCGAGCTACTTCTGTTTTCGCTTATGGGCATGCGTACGGGGATATTGAGCAAAGACCTGAATGATTGTCTGTTTCCAACACCAGATGAATTTGAACTTATCTTATCCAAGCAAAAGAAAATGATCAGCATCTTTTTGCGTGGTCTTCGGGCCTAG
- the murB gene encoding UDP-N-acetylmuramate dehydrogenase, which translates to MTNDIQQHISLKTYNTFGVNAVCEQFVKIEQESQLAALFEQGLFSNDFFVLGGGSNVLFTQDYPGLIVQMNSKGINHFIEGNYIYITAKAGEVWNDFVWYCVDHGFAGVENMALIPGTVGASPVQNIGAYGSELMNIFYSCQAFDTLTGTFTTFSNEDCQFTYRDSIFKSTHKGRFVITSVTYKLALHATINTSYGAINTELAKRGIESPTIRDVAEAVSHIRMEKLPDPSIVGNAGSFFKNPIVDNESFARIQSRYPEVVSFPVDDKHSKLAAGWLIESCGWKGKSVGNVTVWKNQALVITNPGKATGLEIYTVSSTIMNDVYEKFGISLEREVNIL; encoded by the coding sequence ATGACAAACGATATCCAACAGCATATTTCTTTAAAAACCTACAATACATTTGGGGTAAACGCAGTTTGCGAACAATTTGTAAAAATTGAACAGGAGAGCCAACTCGCGGCACTCTTCGAACAGGGATTGTTTTCCAACGATTTTTTTGTCCTGGGCGGCGGAAGCAATGTACTCTTCACCCAAGACTATCCCGGTTTAATCGTACAGATGAATAGTAAAGGTATTAACCATTTTATTGAAGGCAATTACATCTACATCACGGCCAAAGCCGGTGAAGTATGGAATGACTTTGTTTGGTACTGTGTGGATCACGGATTTGCAGGCGTTGAAAACATGGCGTTGATCCCCGGCACTGTGGGGGCTTCTCCGGTTCAGAACATCGGCGCTTACGGCAGCGAACTGATGAACATCTTTTATTCTTGTCAAGCATTTGATACCCTTACTGGCACGTTCACCACATTTTCAAACGAAGACTGTCAGTTTACCTATCGAGACAGCATTTTTAAAAGCACGCATAAAGGTCGGTTTGTTATTACATCAGTGACCTACAAATTAGCCTTGCACGCGACAATCAATACAAGCTACGGGGCAATCAATACCGAATTGGCCAAACGCGGCATTGAGTCGCCAACCATTCGCGACGTAGCAGAGGCCGTTTCGCATATTCGGATGGAAAAATTGCCCGATCCGAGCATTGTAGGTAATGCGGGTAGTTTTTTTAAAAATCCGATTGTAGATAACGAAAGCTTCGCACGTATACAATCGCGCTATCCGGAAGTGGTGTCTTTCCCGGTCGACGACAAGCACAGTAAGCTTGCCGCTGGCTGGCTGATCGAATCCTGCGGATGGAAAGGCAAATCTGTCGGAAATGTCACCGTTTGGAAAAACCAGGCGCTGGTGATCACCAATCCTGGAAAAGCCACGGGTCTAGAAATATATACTGTATCGTCTACAATAATGAACGATGTTTATGAAAAGTTTGGTATTTCACTAGAGCGCGAAGTAAATATTCTATAA
- a CDS encoding RNA polymerase sigma factor: MNKLEFNTLVIQQADSLKTYARNFTRDQDDANDLVQDTLLKAVTYFKNFKEGTNLKGWLYTIMKNTFINNYRRVVKTNSFITKEEEITSANLVVSATSNRGENKFVMEDINQALSTLTDDYYVPFTMYFEGYKYHEISDHLHIPIGTVKTRIHVARKAMKRTLHAYRFGN, translated from the coding sequence ATGAACAAATTAGAATTCAACACTTTAGTTATTCAGCAGGCAGATTCACTAAAGACGTATGCGAGAAATTTCACTAGAGATCAGGATGACGCAAACGATTTGGTGCAAGATACCTTACTAAAAGCAGTAACGTATTTCAAGAATTTTAAAGAGGGCACAAATCTAAAAGGTTGGTTGTACACGATTATGAAGAACACCTTCATTAACAACTATCGGAGAGTAGTTAAAACCAATTCCTTCATCACCAAAGAGGAAGAAATCACCAGTGCAAATCTGGTGGTATCGGCCACTAGCAACCGCGGCGAAAACAAATTTGTGATGGAAGACATCAATCAGGCGTTGTCTACCTTGACCGACGATTACTATGTGCCGTTTACGATGTATTTCGAGGGCTATAAGTACCACGAGATATCAGATCACCTCCACATTCCTATCGGCACCGTCAAGACGAGAATCCACGTGGCGCGAAAAGCCATGAAGCGCACGCTGCACGCTTACAGGTTTGGCAATTAA
- a CDS encoding cytochrome b5 domain-containing protein yields the protein MENLPTYSKGQLALRNGQDKPAIWIAYKGMIYDVGASRLWKGGKHYEHWAGQDLSEELQDAPHAEWVFDRFPLIGRLI from the coding sequence ATTGAAAATTTACCGACCTACAGTAAAGGACAATTAGCCTTGCGTAATGGGCAGGATAAACCAGCTATCTGGATTGCCTATAAGGGAATGATATACGATGTCGGCGCAAGCCGCTTATGGAAAGGTGGAAAACATTACGAACATTGGGCAGGACAGGATCTATCCGAAGAACTGCAGGATGCGCCACATGCCGAATGGGTATTCGACAGATTTCCGCTGATTGGTCGTTTAATTTGA
- a CDS encoding PfkB family carbohydrate kinase: MSLVIVGTVAFDAIETPFGKTDKIVGGAATFAGLAASYLYDKVKLISVIGEDFGDDNLTILKSHGIDVEGVEIVPGGKSFFWSGKYHNDMNSRDTLVTELNVLADFDPKIPNAYQDCEYILLGNLTPQVQMQTLSRLTNKPKLVVLDTMNFWMDVALDDLKEVLKQVDVLTINDAEARQLSGEYSLVKAANAILQMGPKYLIIKKGEHGALLFGEGQVFSAPALPLADVFDPTGAGDSFAGGFIGYLAKVKTISFNNMKNAIIYGSALASYCVEKFGSAQLQNLSEEDIENRIQQFIALAKFEISA; encoded by the coding sequence ATGAGTTTAGTAATTGTCGGTACGGTAGCTTTCGATGCTATCGAAACCCCTTTCGGAAAAACAGACAAAATTGTTGGCGGCGCTGCTACCTTTGCGGGCTTGGCGGCTTCGTATTTATACGATAAGGTAAAGTTGATTAGCGTTATCGGTGAAGATTTCGGCGACGATAACTTAACTATTTTAAAATCTCACGGTATCGATGTAGAAGGTGTGGAGATTGTGCCCGGCGGGAAATCATTTTTCTGGTCTGGTAAATACCACAATGATATGAATAGCCGTGATACGTTGGTTACCGAGCTGAATGTATTGGCTGACTTTGATCCGAAGATTCCGAATGCTTATCAAGATTGTGAATATATATTGTTGGGCAACCTGACGCCGCAAGTACAGATGCAGACGTTAAGCAGGCTGACAAACAAACCGAAACTGGTCGTTTTAGATACGATGAATTTCTGGATGGATGTAGCGCTTGACGATTTAAAAGAAGTCTTGAAGCAAGTCGATGTGTTGACCATCAACGATGCTGAAGCGCGTCAGCTCTCTGGAGAATATTCGTTGGTTAAAGCTGCGAATGCTATCTTACAAATGGGACCGAAATATTTGATTATCAAAAAAGGCGAGCATGGTGCCTTGCTTTTTGGTGAAGGACAAGTCTTTTCCGCACCAGCGTTACCGTTGGCCGACGTCTTCGACCCAACAGGTGCTGGCGATAGTTTTGCCGGAGGTTTTATCGGGTATTTAGCCAAGGTGAAGACGATCAGCTTCAATAACATGAAAAATGCGATTATCTACGGTTCGGCACTGGCATCGTACTGCGTTGAAAAATTTGGTTCAGCACAGCTGCAAAACTTGTCGGAAGAAGATATCGAAAATAGAATACAGCAATTTATTGCTTTGGCAAAATTTGAGATTAGCGCGTAG
- the mgtE gene encoding magnesium transporter, which produces MEELEMQVELVEKWIASGRISELQDFLNEQNISDVEELIDELPEHAALFIETLNINRAVHVFSILDFPTQERIFKKLSATKVSELINEMPPDDRTSFFSELKGDVVKRLIIMLSPEERKEALSLLGYPEDSVGRLMTPDYITVKPHWNITRILEHIRRYGNASETIDVLYVIDSEGRLMDDIKIRDILISDPETKVEDLIDNRLISLHANDPQEEAVNVFRMNNRVALPVVDEQGIMLGMVTIDDILWVANEEYSEDMQRIGGTEALDEPYLDVSIFHLVKKRGGWLIVLFLGQLLTFNVLEFYEDKLSTILVLLMPLIMSSGGNSGSQASTLIIQAMAMGEVTLRDWWQVMRREIVSGFLLGLILGTLGFFRISVYQAFSDAYGDAWMLYGFAIAFSLVGVVLWGSLVGSMLPFILRRFGADPASSSAPFVSTLVDVTGLIIYFTVATLVLGNVIVA; this is translated from the coding sequence ATGGAAGAATTAGAAATGCAAGTGGAGCTTGTGGAGAAATGGATTGCATCTGGTCGTATCTCGGAGCTTCAGGATTTTCTGAATGAGCAGAACATTTCCGATGTCGAAGAGCTCATCGATGAGCTTCCAGAGCATGCCGCTCTTTTTATAGAAACTCTGAATATAAACCGCGCTGTCCACGTCTTTAGTATACTGGACTTTCCTACCCAAGAACGGATCTTCAAAAAGTTATCTGCCACTAAGGTCAGCGAGTTGATCAATGAGATGCCTCCTGATGATCGTACTTCTTTCTTTAGTGAATTAAAAGGCGATGTCGTGAAGCGTCTTATCATTATGCTTTCCCCGGAAGAGCGTAAGGAAGCGCTATCATTATTAGGCTATCCAGAAGATAGTGTCGGCCGACTGATGACGCCCGATTACATTACTGTAAAACCGCACTGGAATATTACGCGCATACTGGAACATATCCGGCGATATGGTAACGCTTCTGAAACGATTGACGTGCTATATGTGATCGATAGCGAAGGTCGGTTGATGGACGATATCAAGATACGGGATATTCTGATTTCTGATCCGGAAACGAAAGTCGAGGATCTGATCGATAACAGATTGATTTCGCTGCATGCGAATGATCCGCAGGAAGAAGCTGTCAACGTTTTCCGGATGAACAACCGCGTGGCACTTCCGGTGGTAGACGAACAGGGCATTATGCTGGGGATGGTGACGATTGATGATATTCTGTGGGTGGCGAACGAGGAGTATTCGGAAGATATGCAACGTATCGGTGGTACGGAAGCTTTGGATGAACCTTACTTAGACGTTTCGATTTTTCATTTGGTAAAAAAGCGAGGCGGATGGTTGATCGTGCTGTTTCTAGGCCAATTGCTTACGTTTAACGTTTTAGAATTTTATGAAGATAAGCTTTCCACGATTCTCGTTTTGCTGATGCCGCTCATTATGTCAAGTGGTGGGAATAGTGGCTCACAGGCTTCGACGTTGATTATTCAAGCTATGGCTATGGGTGAAGTGACCTTGCGCGATTGGTGGCAGGTAATGCGCCGTGAGATCGTTTCTGGCTTTTTGCTGGGATTGATTTTGGGTACGCTCGGTTTTTTTCGCATTTCCGTTTATCAGGCATTTTCAGACGCTTACGGCGACGCCTGGATGCTTTACGGGTTTGCAATCGCCTTTTCCCTGGTCGGTGTTGTGCTGTGGGGTTCGCTTGTTGGCTCGATGCTTCCGTTCATCCTTCGGCGTTTTGGCGCAGACCCGGCGAGTTCTTCCGCTCCGTTTGTTTCTACGTTGGTCGATGTCACAGGCTTGATTATCTACTTTACGGTCGCAACCTTGGTGCTGGGAAATGTTATCGTCGCTTAA
- a CDS encoding phosphoglycerate kinase — MKTIDDLNFSGKKALIRVDFNVPFDENFNITDDNRIQGATPTIKKILADGGSVILMSHLGRPKDGPTDKYSLKHIVAHLSAVLGVEVQFANDCIGEEAVAKSEALADGEVLLLENLRFYKEEEKGDKAFAEKLAKLGDVYVNDAFGTAHRAHASTAIVADFFPANKYAGYLLAAEINNAEKVLNNPDRPFTAIMGGAKVSDKIQLIEALLDKVDNLIIGGGMAYTFVKARGGEIGKSLVEIDKLDLANELVKKAEEKGVNLVLPTDAQIADGFSNDANTYDGPNDEIPADKEGLDIGPDSSAHFADVIGASNTLLWNGPMGVFEFDTFAKGTKAVADAVVAATERGAFSLIGGGDSAAAVSKFGMTEHVSYVSTGGGALLEYMEGKVLPGVQALND; from the coding sequence ATGAAAACAATTGATGATTTGAATTTCTCGGGTAAGAAAGCATTAATTCGTGTAGATTTTAATGTGCCTTTTGATGAGAATTTTAATATAACGGATGACAACCGGATTCAGGGTGCTACGCCAACGATCAAAAAAATCCTGGCAGATGGCGGTTCGGTAATCTTGATGTCGCACTTAGGACGGCCGAAAGATGGCCCTACAGATAAGTACTCTCTGAAACACATCGTTGCACACCTTTCTGCTGTTTTAGGCGTGGAAGTTCAATTTGCAAACGACTGTATTGGTGAAGAAGCTGTTGCAAAAAGTGAAGCATTAGCGGATGGAGAGGTCTTGTTGTTAGAAAATTTACGTTTCTATAAAGAAGAAGAAAAAGGTGATAAAGCGTTTGCTGAGAAGTTGGCAAAACTGGGCGATGTTTATGTAAACGATGCTTTCGGAACGGCACACCGCGCACATGCTTCTACGGCAATTGTGGCCGACTTTTTCCCAGCAAACAAATATGCAGGATACCTGTTGGCGGCGGAGATCAACAATGCCGAAAAAGTATTGAATAATCCAGATCGTCCTTTCACAGCGATTATGGGCGGTGCAAAAGTTTCTGATAAAATTCAGCTTATTGAAGCGCTTTTAGATAAAGTGGATAACTTGATCATTGGCGGTGGTATGGCCTACACGTTTGTGAAAGCGCGTGGCGGCGAGATCGGAAAATCATTGGTGGAAATCGATAAGTTGGATCTGGCAAATGAATTGGTAAAGAAAGCCGAAGAGAAAGGCGTTAATTTGGTGTTGCCTACGGATGCGCAAATTGCTGACGGTTTTTCAAACGATGCGAATACCTATGATGGGCCAAACGATGAAATTCCTGCTGATAAAGAAGGTTTGGATATTGGACCAGACTCATCCGCACACTTTGCCGATGTAATTGGTGCGTCTAACACATTATTGTGGAATGGACCAATGGGTGTATTTGAATTTGATACCTTTGCTAAAGGAACCAAAGCTGTTGCTGACGCGGTTGTGGCAGCGACCGAGCGCGGTGCGTTTTCATTGATCGGCGGAGGTGATTCTGCCGCTGCGGTTTCTAAATTTGGCATGACTGAGCACGTTAGCTATGTCAGTACCGGAGGTGGTGCTTTGTTAGAATATATGGAAGGGAAAGTGCTTCCTGGTGTGCAAGCATTAAACGACTAA
- the sppA gene encoding signal peptide peptidase SppA: protein MRSFFKYVLATVTGIGIVVVLFFFLVIGIIMNALSKVSSSSETDVPSNAVLYISLNHEIPERTSENPFDGLNVPGYGDVKSLGLNDIVSRIAAAKEDSRIKGIYLNPTYVNTGMASLKEIRDALIDFKSSGKFIVAYSDNYTQKAYYLAAVADKIYLNPEGALTFNGLSSSVAFMKEGLDKLGVEMQVVKVGTYKSAVEPFILNEMSPANREQMTAYLESMYRSFLANISDSRKIPVDSLRMVADNYLLRNAEEAVRYKFVDAVMYKDELLTTLKKRLDVAEKKDVPSVSILDYTGKSEKEQTGSRIAVVYAYGDIVDGEGSESNIGGDRFSRELRKLRRDDRVKAVVLRVNSPGGSALASDIIAREIELTKKVKPIVVSMGDYAASGGYYISALADSIFAEKETLTGSIGVFGLIPNFQGLMHNKLGIHLDEVKTGRFSDLMSSPDRPLTEEERAIVQGEVNRVYGTFIGKVAQGRKISTQAVDSIGQGRVWTGEQALGNGLVDGIGGIDRAIRAAAAKAKLNDYKVMYYPTVKDPFSSFLGTSKERIKAWVLEDDLGAYREYIEQLRTITKSSGIQARLPYSIEVH from the coding sequence ATGCGATCATTTTTTAAGTATGTTTTGGCGACTGTTACCGGGATAGGTATTGTCGTTGTCCTCTTTTTTTTCTTGGTTATCGGTATTATTATGAATGCGCTGAGCAAAGTGAGCAGTTCCAGCGAAACGGATGTGCCGTCAAACGCGGTGCTATATATCTCGTTAAATCACGAAATCCCGGAGCGAACCAGTGAAAATCCCTTCGACGGACTAAACGTGCCGGGCTATGGTGATGTGAAATCACTTGGACTTAACGATATTGTTTCGCGTATTGCTGCAGCTAAAGAAGACAGCCGCATTAAGGGGATTTATTTAAATCCGACCTACGTGAATACGGGTATGGCTAGTCTCAAAGAAATTCGCGATGCATTGATCGATTTTAAATCTTCCGGCAAATTTATCGTCGCTTATAGCGACAATTATACGCAAAAAGCGTATTATCTTGCCGCGGTGGCTGATAAAATTTACTTAAATCCCGAAGGTGCCTTAACATTTAATGGCTTATCAAGTTCCGTAGCTTTTATGAAAGAAGGACTGGATAAGTTAGGTGTTGAAATGCAGGTTGTCAAAGTTGGTACATACAAATCTGCGGTAGAACCTTTTATCTTAAATGAGATGAGCCCTGCAAATAGGGAGCAAATGACGGCTTACCTCGAGAGTATGTACCGTTCCTTTTTAGCAAATATCTCAGACTCCAGAAAAATTCCGGTCGATTCGCTACGGATGGTGGCAGACAACTACCTGTTGCGCAATGCGGAGGAAGCTGTGCGCTATAAGTTTGTTGATGCTGTCATGTATAAAGACGAACTATTGACCACGCTCAAAAAACGCCTTGATGTTGCAGAGAAAAAAGATGTACCTAGCGTGTCTATATTAGATTATACGGGAAAATCGGAAAAAGAACAGACAGGAAGCCGCATCGCTGTGGTGTATGCTTACGGTGATATTGTTGATGGTGAAGGCTCGGAAAGTAATATCGGTGGTGATCGATTTTCGCGAGAACTGCGTAAACTACGCCGTGACGATCGGGTGAAAGCGGTGGTTTTACGTGTCAATTCACCTGGCGGATCGGCGCTGGCTTCGGATATCATCGCGCGTGAAATAGAACTTACGAAAAAAGTAAAACCCATTGTGGTTTCCATGGGCGATTATGCGGCGTCAGGTGGCTACTACATCAGTGCATTGGCTGATTCCATTTTTGCAGAAAAGGAAACGTTAACCGGTTCTATCGGCGTTTTTGGCCTGATACCCAATTTCCAAGGGCTGATGCACAACAAACTCGGTATCCATTTGGACGAAGTTAAAACCGGTCGATTCTCTGATTTGATGAGTTCGCCAGATCGCCCGTTGACCGAAGAAGAGCGAGCCATTGTGCAAGGCGAAGTGAATCGTGTTTACGGCACATTTATCGGGAAAGTAGCGCAAGGTAGAAAGATCTCCACGCAAGCTGTTGACAGTATCGGGCAAGGGCGCGTATGGACGGGGGAGCAAGCGCTGGGCAATGGTCTTGTTGATGGCATAGGAGGCATCGATCGCGCCATTCGCGCTGCGGCCGCTAAAGCCAAGCTTAACGATTACAAAGTCATGTATTATCCAACGGTGAAAGATCCGTTTTCCTCCTTCTTAGGTACATCAAAAGAACGGATAAAAGCATGGGTGCTCGAAGATGATCTCGGAGCGTATCGTGAATACATTGAGCAACTGCGTACCATTACCAAATCTTCGGGTATTCAGGCGCGTTTGCCATACAGCATCGAGGTGCACTAA
- the folK gene encoding 2-amino-4-hydroxy-6-hydroxymethyldihydropteridine diphosphokinase codes for MNKVFLLLGANLGDPALQISKAIAALENQVGSIVLSSSLYESAAWGQTDQPAFLNQVVILKTALSALGVLEAIQKIEQDLGRVRTLKWGARIIDIDILYFNDETIDLAQLSVPHPYIPERKFTLLPLVEIAASHKHPVLALDQLELLTACTDTLSVIKYTAKP; via the coding sequence ATGAATAAGGTGTTTTTACTCTTGGGTGCTAATTTAGGTGATCCTGCACTGCAAATTTCAAAAGCCATAGCGGCCTTGGAAAATCAGGTAGGTAGCATAGTGCTTAGTTCTTCACTTTATGAATCAGCCGCTTGGGGACAAACCGATCAGCCTGCATTTCTAAATCAAGTTGTTATCTTAAAAACGGCACTTTCTGCATTAGGCGTACTCGAGGCGATACAAAAGATAGAGCAGGATTTGGGCCGTGTGCGGACGCTGAAATGGGGCGCACGTATTATTGATATTGATATTCTTTATTTCAATGATGAAACGATTGATCTTGCACAATTATCCGTACCACATCCCTATATTCCCGAACGGAAGTTTACACTCTTACCGTTGGTGGAAATAGCAGCCAGCCACAAGCATCCGGTGTTAGCCCTTGATCAATTGGAATTATTGACCGCTTGCACCGACACCTTATCTGTAATAAAATACACAGCAAAACCATGA
- a CDS encoding Hpt domain-containing protein, whose amino-acid sequence MTNAYSLIDPAAIQDNLMHNTDLIRQFLQLYQTQIPADFIALQQAMQRGVKQDISSRAHHIKPTMEYIGATTLRADLQKLETAAKENASLAELQELFASLETKFETLLREIDSFLSDL is encoded by the coding sequence ATGACAAACGCTTACAGTCTTATCGATCCTGCTGCCATACAGGATAATTTGATGCATAATACCGATCTTATCCGCCAGTTTCTGCAATTGTATCAAACGCAAATTCCGGCAGATTTTATCGCTTTGCAGCAGGCTATGCAGCGTGGAGTAAAACAAGATATATCAAGTCGCGCACACCATATTAAACCCACAATGGAATATATCGGTGCCACAACTTTACGCGCCGATCTGCAAAAACTGGAAACCGCCGCAAAAGAAAATGCTAGTTTGGCGGAACTACAAGAACTTTTTGCAAGCCTCGAAACAAAATTTGAAACCTTACTACGCGAAATCGATAGCTTTTTAAGCGATCTCTAA
- a CDS encoding CDP-alcohol phosphatidyltransferase family protein: MKRHLPNTLTCLNLFSGCVGVLFALDQAYTYAFYCILASGIFDFFDGMVARALHVKSAIGKELDSLADMVSFGFLPGVILYMLLQASSPTAYLPYLGFVVTVFSALRLAKFNVDSRQTSDFIGLNTPMNTFFVISLPFIFEQFPSLHTPALLIGIIAVVSYLLVAEIRLFSMKMNSLSWQDNKYKYVFLGVSALLLIFLQFAALPLVLVLYILFSKLHFASES; the protein is encoded by the coding sequence ATGAAAAGACATCTTCCAAATACGTTAACTTGCCTCAATCTTTTTTCTGGTTGTGTCGGCGTTCTGTTTGCTTTGGATCAAGCGTATACCTATGCATTTTACTGCATACTAGCATCCGGAATATTTGATTTTTTTGACGGTATGGTAGCACGTGCACTGCATGTAAAATCGGCCATCGGTAAAGAGCTGGATTCTTTGGCCGATATGGTTAGTTTCGGTTTTCTTCCGGGGGTTATCCTTTACATGTTGCTCCAAGCTTCGTCCCCTACAGCATATCTTCCTTACCTCGGTTTTGTGGTGACCGTTTTTTCAGCTTTACGTTTGGCGAAATTTAATGTAGACAGCCGGCAAACGAGCGATTTTATTGGGTTGAATACACCGATGAATACATTTTTTGTTATATCCCTGCCTTTTATTTTTGAGCAATTTCCTTCGTTGCACACACCGGCTTTACTTATCGGTATTATTGCGGTGGTCAGTTACTTGCTTGTTGCAGAGATTCGTTTGTTTAGCATGAAGATGAACTCCTTGTCCTGGCAGGATAATAAATATAAATATGTGTTTCTAGGCGTTAGCGCATTGCTGTTGATTTTTCTTCAATTTGCCGCCCTACCACTGGTTCTTGTGCTTTATATCCTGTTTTCTAAGCTCCATTTCGCTAGCGAGTCGTAA